From a single Vicugna pacos chromosome 4, VicPac4, whole genome shotgun sequence genomic region:
- the LOC102526430 gene encoding large ribosomal subunit protein eL43-like: MAKCTKKIGIVGKYRTRYGASLQKIVKKIEVSQHAKYTCSFCGKTKMKRRAMGIWHCGSCMKKVAGGAWTYNTTSAITVKSAIRRLKELKD; the protein is encoded by the coding sequence ATGGCCAAATGCACCAAGAAGATCGGAATCGTCGGTAAATACAGGACCCGTTATGGTGCCTCCCTCCAGAAAATCGTGAAGAAAATTGAAGTCAGCCAGCACGCAAAGTACACTTGCTCCTTCTGCGGCAAAACCAAGatgaagagacgagccatgggcATCTGGCACTGTGGTTCCTGCATGAAAAAGGTAGCTGGTGGTGCCTGGACCTACAACACCACTTCTGCCATCACAGTAAAGTCTGCCATCAGAAGACTGAAGGAATTGAAGGACTAG